One segment of Pseudanabaena sp. FACHB-2040 DNA contains the following:
- a CDS encoding Asr1405/Asl0597 family protein: MKSVEPDYVLSDILEFDRIDRWNIYNRLQQLAISSHCATGKPLQVKISTAGDAIQLWSVIRQCTAPRQVNVDYLEDCWHLRVGQSRDAAA, from the coding sequence ATGAAATCTGTAGAACCTGATTACGTACTGAGCGACATCCTCGAGTTTGACCGAATTGACCGCTGGAACATTTACAACCGTCTGCAGCAGCTGGCAATTTCCAGTCACTGCGCTACTGGTAAACCTCTACAGGTCAAGATAAGCACTGCTGGTGACGCTATTCAGCTGTGGAGCGTTATTCGTCAATGTACGGCTCCTCGGCAGGTCAATGTGGATTATCTGGAAGACTGTTGGCACCTCAGAGTAGGACAGAGCCGTGATGCTGCTGCATGA
- a CDS encoding (2Fe-2S) ferredoxin domain-containing protein, producing the protein MLLHEERSINGKQAATLPQGHILKGRYSDVLRSEKGKVKGIRLQTSDQEYAVKLPKYLRPMLVRELELGAFIQVWAYPDGVAWDAVNILPLPPSEVDALGLGALPTQASQMRSSRTCVQVCRKGSCCKRGSGELWRALQQEVETNPEFQEVDLEATGCLKACKQGPNLRLPSTGEVISWASPKDAPAVLAHISKLARQRTQYGLCEIK; encoded by the coding sequence ATGCTGCTGCATGAGGAGCGATCAATCAATGGAAAGCAAGCGGCGACTCTACCTCAAGGACACATTCTCAAAGGGCGATACAGTGATGTGTTGCGATCTGAAAAGGGCAAGGTGAAAGGTATTCGGCTACAAACCTCAGATCAGGAGTATGCCGTTAAACTGCCCAAGTACCTTCGGCCCATGCTGGTGCGAGAGCTAGAGTTAGGGGCATTCATTCAAGTTTGGGCTTACCCAGATGGGGTAGCTTGGGATGCCGTAAACATTCTGCCGCTGCCGCCCAGTGAGGTAGATGCCTTAGGCTTAGGTGCCTTGCCAACCCAGGCAAGCCAGATGAGATCTTCTCGCACCTGCGTTCAAGTATGTCGTAAGGGGAGCTGCTGTAAGCGGGGGAGTGGCGAGCTTTGGCGGGCGCTACAGCAGGAGGTTGAAACCAATCCGGAGTTTCAGGAAGTAGATCTGGAGGCAACGGGCTGTCTTAAAGCCTGCAAGCAAGGGCCTAACCTACGCCTTCCCTCTACAGGAGAGGTGATTAGCTGGGCTAGCCCTAAAGATGCCCCTGCTGTTCTCGCCCACATTAGCAAGCTAGCGAGGCAAAGAACTCAGTATGGACTTTGCGAAATTAAGTAA
- a CDS encoding DNA starvation/stationary phase protection protein gives MPITETLIQSYGEIADNPILLEKSVTEPICEGLSAAYASFLALYLQYQKHHFVVEGSEYYMLHEYFAESYAEVQEHAHEVGERLHGLGGIPALTFSKLAELCCFEQESDDAFRARLMIEHDLKAEQAVVEMLRRSAAQAESMGDRATRYLYEKILLKTEERAYHLQHFLTRDSLKLGW, from the coding sequence ATGCCTATTACCGAAACCTTAATCCAGTCTTATGGAGAGATCGCAGATAATCCAATTCTGCTGGAAAAGTCGGTAACCGAACCGATTTGTGAAGGACTCAGTGCTGCCTACGCCAGCTTCCTTGCACTCTATTTGCAATATCAGAAACACCATTTTGTGGTTGAAGGTTCTGAGTACTACATGCTGCATGAGTACTTTGCTGAAAGTTACGCAGAAGTTCAAGAACACGCCCATGAGGTCGGAGAGCGTTTGCATGGATTAGGCGGCATTCCTGCTCTGACCTTTAGCAAGCTAGCCGAGCTTTGCTGCTTCGAGCAGGAGTCTGATGATGCTTTCCGCGCCCGCTTAATGATTGAGCACGATCTCAAGGCAGAGCAGGCTGTTGTTGAAATGCTGCGACGCTCGGCTGCTCAGGCTGAGAGCATGGGAGACCGGGCTACTCGCTACCTCTATGAAAAGATTTTGCTGAAGACTGAGGAGCGGGCCTATCACCTGCAGCATTTCCTGACTCGGGACAGCCTCAAATTGGGCTGGTAG
- a CDS encoding Fur family transcriptional regulator has product MAEAHQNEKMLKALLNQEGFRLTSQRQKILDLFKACSEGQHLSAEEIHQQLSYQGETISPSTVYRTIHVMVGLGLLRELELAEGRKYYELNAPFLNQHHHLVCVQCGAVTEFEENMMAQVGASQAEIRGYALLDCQFTIYGVCPNCYRA; this is encoded by the coding sequence ATGGCAGAAGCACACCAGAACGAGAAGATGTTGAAAGCACTGCTGAATCAGGAAGGGTTTCGCCTTACTAGCCAGCGTCAGAAAATTTTGGATCTGTTTAAGGCCTGCAGCGAAGGCCAGCATCTGAGTGCTGAAGAAATTCATCAGCAGTTGAGCTATCAGGGTGAAACCATTAGTCCCTCGACCGTGTACCGCACAATCCACGTCATGGTGGGACTTGGGCTTTTGCGGGAGCTGGAGCTAGCAGAAGGGAGGAAATACTATGAACTTAATGCCCCTTTTTTAAACCAGCATCACCATCTGGTGTGTGTGCAGTGCGGAGCAGTCACAGAGTTTGAAGAAAACATGATGGCTCAAGTCGGGGCAAGTCAAGCAGAGATCCGAGGCTATGCCCTTTTGGACTGTCAGTTCACGATTTATGGTGTTTGCCCCAACTGCTACAGAGCCTAG
- a CDS encoding site-2 protease family protein, whose translation MNGNLKVGNLFGIPFYVNLSWFLVLALVTWNYGRELAFAFPALGSATPWLLGLMAALLLFASVLAHELGHSFAARRQGIGVNSITLFLFGGLAALEKESTTPRGAFEVAIAGPLVSFILFGLFTLVNLVLPLTGPFAAIVSLLGYINLALGVFNLIPGLPLDGGNVLKAAVWQITGNPYKATRIASRSGQLIGWVAIISGLGSVLGLFPFGSIWNLLIGFFLLQNANRSGQFATVQERLDGLTAEDAVAATSPVVAADATLREFAETVFLAGTSQWQKFLVVNAEGQLAGTLKVDALQRVSRDLWADTAVGDIMEPETMTTVESDQSLLDVVKVLEQNRLQALPVIGENGVLVGLLEKASIQSLVQRTQPNPA comes from the coding sequence ATGAACGGCAATTTGAAAGTCGGCAATTTATTTGGGATTCCGTTTTACGTGAATCTGTCCTGGTTTTTGGTGCTGGCCCTAGTGACCTGGAACTACGGTCGAGAGCTAGCCTTTGCGTTTCCGGCCCTGGGTAGCGCTACTCCTTGGCTGCTGGGGTTAATGGCGGCACTGCTGCTGTTTGCTTCGGTCTTGGCCCACGAGTTGGGTCACAGCTTTGCAGCGCGGCGGCAGGGAATTGGGGTGAACTCGATTACGCTGTTTCTATTTGGTGGGCTGGCCGCTTTAGAAAAAGAATCGACCACGCCTAGGGGAGCCTTTGAGGTTGCGATCGCAGGCCCACTCGTCAGCTTTATCCTGTTTGGCCTGTTTACCCTGGTCAACCTGGTGCTGCCGCTGACCGGACCTTTCGCCGCCATTGTAAGCCTGCTGGGCTACATCAACCTAGCTCTGGGTGTGTTTAACCTGATCCCTGGCCTGCCGCTAGATGGCGGTAACGTGCTCAAGGCTGCTGTTTGGCAGATCACGGGCAACCCCTACAAAGCTACTCGCATTGCCAGCCGCTCAGGTCAGTTGATTGGTTGGGTAGCCATCATCTCAGGTCTAGGATCGGTGCTGGGCTTATTCCCCTTCGGCAGCATCTGGAACCTGCTAATTGGTTTCTTCCTGCTACAAAATGCTAACCGTTCAGGTCAGTTTGCCACTGTGCAAGAGCGACTAGATGGCCTGACTGCTGAAGATGCTGTAGCTGCTACCAGCCCAGTAGTCGCCGCCGACGCCACCCTTAGAGAGTTTGCCGAAACCGTGTTTCTAGCAGGCACCAGCCAGTGGCAGAAATTCTTGGTGGTCAACGCCGAAGGGCAGCTTGCAGGCACCCTAAAAGTAGACGCCCTGCAGCGCGTCTCTCGTGATCTCTGGGCCGATACAGCCGTGGGCGACATCATGGAGCCTGAAACAATGACCACTGTAGAGTCGGACCAGTCTTTGCTCGACGTGGTTAAAGTGCTGGAGCAAAACCGTCTGCAGGCACTGCCCGTCATTGGTGAAAATGGTGTGCTAGTCGGGTTGTTAGAAAAGGCTTCGATTCAGTCGCTGGTGCAGCGCACTCAACCCAACCCTGCTTAA
- a CDS encoding CheR family methyltransferase encodes MTNPPEDLEFEALLNHLKRSRGFDFTGYKRSSLMRRVNRRMQMVNIKTFSDYVDYLEVHPEEFNQLFNTLLINVTSFFRDPSAWDYIRSDVLPLILSRKDEKEPIRLWSAGCASGEEAYTLAILLAETLGVEQFRQRVKIYATDVDEEALNQARQASYQERQLAGLSADQISQFFDLTDNRYTFHKDLRRSVIFGRHDLIQDAPISRVDLLVCRNTLMYFNAETQNQILTRFNFALRDNGFLFLGKAEMLMTHTQTFSPVNLKCRVFSKVPRLNLRDRMTLIAQSGGKEDVSVLSTYMRMLETTFETGPLARIIIDSSGQLRSVNERGRKMFNLTTRDVGRLFQDLEMSYRPVELRSCIEQAYSERRTINLRDVEWQITPGETVYMDVQVMPLMETGNVVLGTSITFIDVSRYKRLQEELEHSNQELEMAYEELQSTNEELETTNEELQSSNEELETTNEELQSTNEELETMNEELQSANEELQTVNEELQRRSEELNQSNAFLESIMASLKGGVVVVNRDLLIRIWNDKAKDLWGLQPEEALGQNFLNLEIGLPTEQFRQPIRACLNGAKSTSYEVVLNAVNRLGRNICCRVTCTPLIDGQQQVIGGILLMEECLESSPTTNPHK; translated from the coding sequence GTGACCAATCCTCCTGAAGACCTTGAGTTTGAAGCCCTTCTTAACCATCTCAAGCGAAGTCGGGGCTTTGACTTTACAGGCTACAAGCGCTCTAGCTTAATGCGCCGGGTCAACAGACGGATGCAGATGGTCAATATCAAGACCTTTAGCGACTACGTTGACTATCTAGAGGTTCACCCGGAAGAATTTAATCAGCTGTTTAATACCCTGCTGATCAACGTCACTTCGTTTTTTCGCGATCCCAGTGCTTGGGACTATATCAGAAGTGACGTGCTGCCCCTTATTCTCAGCCGCAAGGATGAGAAGGAGCCTATTCGCCTTTGGAGTGCGGGCTGTGCCTCTGGCGAAGAGGCGTATACCCTGGCTATTTTGCTGGCGGAAACACTGGGTGTCGAGCAGTTTCGGCAGCGGGTCAAGATTTATGCTACCGATGTCGATGAAGAGGCACTCAACCAGGCTCGTCAAGCTAGCTACCAAGAGCGACAGCTAGCTGGGCTTTCCGCAGATCAGATCAGCCAGTTTTTTGATCTGACCGACAACCGCTATACCTTTCACAAAGACCTGAGACGGTCGGTAATTTTTGGTCGCCATGATTTGATTCAAGATGCGCCTATTTCTAGAGTTGATCTACTGGTGTGCCGCAACACCTTGATGTATTTCAATGCTGAGACGCAAAATCAGATTTTGACGCGGTTTAACTTTGCCCTGCGGGACAATGGCTTTTTGTTCTTGGGCAAAGCTGAGATGCTGATGACCCATACCCAAACCTTTTCCCCAGTCAATCTCAAGTGTCGGGTTTTTAGCAAAGTACCTCGGCTGAATCTACGCGATCGCATGACCCTCATAGCACAGTCTGGCGGTAAAGAGGATGTTAGCGTCCTTTCTACCTACATGCGGATGCTAGAGACAACTTTTGAAACTGGCCCGCTAGCGCGAATCATCATTGACAGCAGCGGCCAACTGCGCTCTGTCAATGAGCGAGGTAGAAAGATGTTTAACCTCACTACGCGAGATGTGGGTCGCCTCTTTCAAGACCTGGAGATGTCTTACCGCCCAGTTGAGCTGCGCTCTTGTATAGAGCAAGCCTATTCTGAACGACGCACGATCAATCTGCGTGATGTGGAGTGGCAGATTACGCCCGGTGAAACTGTTTACATGGACGTGCAGGTAATGCCCCTGATGGAAACCGGCAACGTTGTTTTAGGAACTAGCATTACCTTCATTGATGTTTCGCGCTACAAGCGTTTGCAGGAAGAGCTAGAGCACTCCAATCAAGAGTTGGAGATGGCCTATGAAGAACTCCAGTCCACCAACGAAGAGCTAGAGACGACCAACGAAGAACTTCAGTCCAGCAATGAAGAACTGGAGACCACCAATGAAGAACTCCAGTCTACCAACGAGGAACTGGAGACGATGAATGAGGAGCTGCAGTCGGCCAACGAAGAGCTGCAGACTGTCAATGAGGAGCTGCAGCGCCGCAGCGAAGAGTTAAACCAGAGCAACGCCTTTTTGGAGTCGATTATGGCTAGTCTCAAAGGCGGTGTGGTCGTCGTCAACCGCGACCTGCTGATTCGCATCTGGAACGACAAGGCCAAAGACCTATGGGGGCTGCAGCCTGAAGAAGCCTTGGGCCAAAACTTCCTCAACCTGGAGATTGGCCTGCCCACTGAGCAGTTTAGGCAGCCTATTCGAGCCTGCCTAAATGGGGCTAAAAGCACCTCTTATGAAGTCGTATTAAATGCAGTTAACCGCTTAGGGCGCAACATCTGCTGCCGCGTTACCTGCACCCCTCTAATCGATGGCCAGCAGCAGGTGATAGGCGGCATTTTGCTCATGGAGGAATGCCTTGAAAGCAGTCCTACAACCAATCCTCATAAATAA
- a CDS encoding nuclear transport factor 2 family protein gives MEFKPPLPPFTLETAKAKIQAAEDAWNSRDPEKVSLAYTPDSVWRNRSEFFSGRDNIREFLIRKWKKELDYRLKKELWSYTENRISVKFEYEWHDESGQWYRAYGNEQWEFAPNGLMQRREASINDLPIQESERKFRWERPV, from the coding sequence ATGGAATTCAAGCCGCCCCTGCCCCCGTTTACCCTAGAAACGGCCAAGGCCAAAATTCAAGCCGCCGAAGATGCCTGGAACAGCCGCGACCCAGAAAAAGTATCGCTGGCTTACACCCCCGACTCCGTCTGGCGCAACCGCTCAGAGTTCTTCTCAGGTCGAGACAACATTCGCGAGTTCCTCATTCGCAAGTGGAAAAAAGAGCTAGACTACCGCCTCAAAAAAGAACTCTGGAGCTACACCGAAAACCGCATCTCAGTCAAATTTGAATACGAGTGGCACGACGAATCGGGCCAGTGGTATCGCGCCTACGGCAACGAGCAGTGGGAATTTGCCCCAAACGGTCTAATGCAGCGCCGCGAAGCCAGCATCAACGACTTGCCCATTCAGGAGTCGGAGCGCAAGTTTCGCTGGGAACGCCCGGTGTAG
- the cynS gene encoding cyanase — MPTTEVSEITKKLLTAKEATGITFADLEQKLGRDEVWIASVIYRQASASMEEATALVTALGLSADIAPELTESPVKGLGPLVPTDPLIYRFYEIMQVYGMPMKAVIHEKFGDGIMSAIDFTLDVEKEEDPKGDRVKVIMNGKFLPYKKW, encoded by the coding sequence ATGCCTACAACCGAAGTTTCCGAAATCACCAAAAAACTGCTGACCGCCAAAGAAGCCACCGGCATCACCTTCGCTGACCTAGAGCAAAAGCTAGGCCGCGACGAAGTCTGGATCGCCTCTGTCATCTACCGCCAGGCCAGCGCCTCAATGGAAGAAGCCACCGCCCTAGTCACAGCCCTAGGCCTCAGTGCAGACATCGCCCCCGAGCTCACCGAATCGCCTGTTAAGGGCCTTGGCCCTCTAGTGCCTACTGACCCTCTGATCTACCGCTTCTACGAAATCATGCAGGTCTACGGCATGCCCATGAAAGCCGTCATCCACGAGAAATTCGGCGATGGCATCATGAGCGCCATCGACTTCACTCTGGATGTCGAAAAAGAAGAAGACCCCAAAGGCGATCGCGTCAAAGTCATCATGAACGGCAAGTTCCTCCCCTACAAAAAGTGGTAG
- a CDS encoding ABC transporter ATP-binding protein, translating to MTTYLSKSQPAAAMSSSAHLSIHNVSKVYPGKKDWLSKATRRASIDYIALEDINLEIEPNTFVSIIGPSGCGKSTLLNIIAGLSQPTTGAVAIGGNLITGPGPDRGVVFQNYALMPWMTVAENIRFAIETVNPKLSTARQNAIAQEYIDLVGLTGAESRHPHELSGGMKQRVGIARSLAINPQILLMDEPFGALDALTRGFLQDEVERIWEQQRKTVILITHSIEEALLLSDKIVMMTRGPAAQIAQILDVPFPRPRHRESLDEHPAYHTLKAEMELHLTRETRAVEESRIRKPASVS from the coding sequence ATGACCACCTATCTCTCAAAGTCTCAACCTGCGGCTGCCATGTCCTCTAGTGCTCACCTGTCTATCCACAACGTCTCTAAGGTCTACCCCGGCAAAAAAGACTGGCTGAGCAAGGCCACCCGCCGCGCCTCTATCGACTACATTGCCCTAGAAGACATCAACCTGGAGATCGAACCCAACACGTTTGTCTCCATCATTGGCCCTTCGGGCTGCGGCAAGTCCACCCTGCTCAACATCATCGCAGGGCTATCTCAGCCCACAACCGGGGCAGTGGCCATCGGCGGCAACCTCATTACTGGGCCTGGCCCCGACCGAGGCGTGGTCTTCCAAAACTACGCACTGATGCCGTGGATGACCGTAGCCGAAAACATTCGGTTTGCGATTGAAACCGTCAATCCTAAGCTCTCGACGGCTCGCCAAAATGCGATCGCGCAAGAATACATCGACCTAGTCGGCCTCACCGGGGCCGAAAGCCGGCATCCCCACGAGCTATCGGGCGGTATGAAGCAGCGAGTCGGCATTGCCCGCTCCCTTGCCATCAACCCCCAAATCTTGTTGATGGACGAACCCTTTGGCGCACTCGATGCCCTCACCCGAGGCTTTCTACAAGACGAAGTCGAGCGGATCTGGGAGCAGCAGCGCAAAACGGTGATTTTAATTACCCACAGCATTGAAGAAGCCCTGCTGCTCTCCGACAAAATCGTGATGATGACCCGTGGCCCCGCCGCCCAAATCGCCCAGATCCTTGATGTGCCCTTTCCCCGACCCCGTCACCGAGAAAGCCTAGACGAGCACCCCGCCTACCACACCCTCAAAGCCGAGATGGAGCTGCACCTCACCCGCGAAACCCGCGCCGTAGAAGAGTCCCGCATCCGCAAGCCCGCCTCTGTCAGCTAG
- the ntrB gene encoding nitrate ABC transporter permease — protein MTNQVLQPTAVEAKPKPFTLNINQRAFLLFLLLLGGLLLVWEVGARMGVFSQLMPTASETLKDFWWWVSDPFFDYGPNDKGIGWLLLTSLRRVLLGFAIGSAIAIPLGIVIGLSEVTSRAVDPFIQILKPVSPLAWLPLGLALLKNSEKTALFVIAITSIWPTLINTKFGVHNVDQSYLDVSRTLGASRWRTLTKVILPAAAPYIVSGLRISIGIAWLVIVAAEILVGGSGIGYFVWNEWNNLKITSIIVAILVIGLVGLVLDRLFGLLQAWVSFGRQL, from the coding sequence ATGACCAACCAAGTCTTGCAGCCGACCGCAGTTGAGGCCAAACCCAAACCGTTTACGCTCAACATTAACCAAAGGGCATTTCTGCTCTTTCTGCTGCTGCTGGGCGGGCTGCTGCTAGTTTGGGAAGTTGGCGCTCGCATGGGTGTCTTCTCGCAGCTGATGCCTACCGCCAGTGAAACCCTGAAGGACTTTTGGTGGTGGGTTTCCGACCCCTTCTTTGACTACGGCCCCAACGATAAGGGCATTGGCTGGCTGCTGCTGACTAGCTTGCGTCGGGTGCTCCTGGGGTTTGCGATTGGCAGTGCGATCGCAATTCCCCTAGGTATTGTCATTGGCCTCTCTGAAGTAACCTCGCGGGCTGTAGATCCCTTTATTCAGATCCTCAAGCCGGTGTCGCCCTTGGCCTGGCTGCCCCTAGGCCTAGCCCTGCTAAAAAACTCAGAGAAAACGGCTCTCTTTGTCATCGCTATCACCAGCATCTGGCCGACGCTAATTAACACCAAATTTGGCGTCCACAACGTTGACCAGTCTTACCTAGACGTGTCGCGCACCCTGGGAGCCTCTCGCTGGCGCACGTTGACTAAGGTGATCTTGCCTGCGGCGGCTCCCTACATTGTGTCGGGCCTACGCATTAGCATTGGCATCGCCTGGCTAGTCATCGTGGCGGCTGAGATCTTGGTGGGCGGCTCTGGCATTGGCTACTTTGTCTGGAACGAGTGGAACAACCTCAAGATCACCAGCATTATTGTCGCCATTTTGGTGATTGGCCTGGTCGGTCTGGTGCTCGATCGCCTCTTTGGTTTGCTGCAAGCCTGGGTCTCGTTTGGACGACAGCTATGA
- a CDS encoding ABC transporter substrate-binding protein — protein sequence MSISLKSSFPTASEVRCACGGNHFPQDHWEFLESMPQDPADWVNDLIKMGVYRPQALDLAQNLTQVEMREALLLQQIGGGNPAREAFCRALIKEAGGLDQAMAAAFGVNATEFFSNTIRNSDFSRREFLKKVAVAGALVAMASCGQQTSEAPTTDASVAGASATNLEKTDLRIGFIPITCATPIVMSEPLGFYEKHGLNVSVVKMPNWAAVRDSAIAGELDAYHMLSPMPIAITMGLGSAAFPIKLASIENINGQAITVASKHQGNVQGPEDFRGFKIGVPFPYSMHNLLIRYYLATGGIDPDTDVQIFAVPPPDSVAKMTAGEIDAMLMPDPFNQRAVYEGVGYIHMLTKDLWDGHPCCAFAASQEWIDTNPNTFRAVNKAIVDAAGYADDAANRKEIAAALIERQYLNQPLPVVEAVLTGTFDDGQGNTLNVPDRIGFDPYPWKSFAKWISAQLVRWDMMPTETANYDQIAQDIFLTDLAAELQKELGQSPPSDAERVENLKFDQFDPADPATYIDEQIKQYKV from the coding sequence CCCCCAGGACCATTGGGAGTTTTTGGAAAGCATGCCCCAAGACCCTGCTGATTGGGTCAACGACCTGATCAAAATGGGGGTATACCGACCTCAGGCTCTGGATCTGGCTCAAAACCTGACTCAGGTTGAAATGCGGGAAGCCCTGTTGCTGCAACAAATTGGCGGCGGCAACCCGGCCCGCGAGGCTTTTTGTCGGGCGCTGATCAAAGAAGCGGGCGGTTTGGATCAGGCAATGGCTGCTGCCTTTGGCGTCAATGCCACGGAGTTTTTTAGCAACACCATTCGCAACAGCGACTTTAGCCGCCGCGAATTTCTTAAAAAAGTAGCGGTCGCCGGAGCTCTCGTCGCAATGGCGAGCTGCGGCCAGCAAACCAGCGAAGCGCCGACTACCGATGCTTCTGTTGCAGGGGCCAGCGCCACCAACCTAGAAAAAACCGACCTCAGAATCGGCTTTATTCCTATTACCTGCGCCACGCCGATTGTAATGTCTGAGCCGCTGGGCTTTTACGAAAAGCATGGCCTCAACGTCTCGGTGGTGAAAATGCCTAACTGGGCAGCGGTGCGCGACTCTGCGATCGCAGGTGAGCTAGATGCCTACCATATGCTCTCGCCCATGCCGATTGCAATCACGATGGGGCTAGGCTCTGCGGCCTTCCCGATCAAGCTAGCCAGCATTGAGAACATCAACGGTCAGGCCATCACCGTGGCGTCTAAGCACCAGGGCAACGTGCAGGGGCCAGAAGACTTCCGGGGCTTCAAGATTGGGGTGCCCTTCCCCTACTCCATGCACAACCTGCTGATCCGCTACTATCTGGCGACTGGCGGCATCGACCCCGATACCGACGTGCAAATTTTTGCGGTGCCGCCCCCAGACAGCGTTGCCAAGATGACCGCAGGCGAAATCGACGCCATGCTGATGCCCGACCCCTTTAACCAGCGGGCCGTTTACGAAGGCGTGGGCTACATCCACATGCTGACTAAGGATCTCTGGGACGGGCACCCCTGCTGCGCCTTTGCCGCCAGCCAGGAGTGGATCGACACCAACCCCAACACCTTCCGGGCGGTGAATAAAGCCATCGTCGATGCGGCAGGCTACGCCGACGATGCGGCCAACCGCAAAGAAATCGCCGCTGCCCTAATCGAGCGGCAGTACCTCAACCAGCCTTTGCCTGTGGTAGAAGCGGTGCTCACCGGCACCTTTGACGATGGCCAAGGCAACACGCTGAACGTGCCCGACCGTATCGGCTTTGACCCCTACCCCTGGAAAAGCTTTGCCAAGTGGATCTCAGCCCAGCTAGTGCGGTGGGACATGATGCCTACCGAAACGGCTAACTACGACCAGATCGCTCAAGACATTTTCCTCACCGATCTGGCAGCAGAGCTGCAAAAAGAGCTGGGCCAAAGCCCGCCTAGCGATGCTGAGCGGGTCGAGAACCTCAAGTTTGACCAGTTCGACCCTGCTGATCCGGCCACCTATATCGACGAACAAATCAAGCAGTATAAAGTGTAG